Proteins from a single region of Streptomyces sp. TN58:
- a CDS encoding alpha/beta hydrolase, whose protein sequence is MRTRTARHGAVVAAFFLTLSTPAAAADTDTTGTGTGTTADAASAGAALVARRAALAAASRGGGAAGLDFRTCPAAEALPSTVRCATLRVPLDYARPDGPQISLTVSRAAATGAGNAARQGALVHNPGGPGASGMHFPLVAGLPGWERIAAAYDLVGYAPRGVGRSAPLSCREPAARAQGPTQEPVRPSAAYKMRRLAQAREYARGCALRAGAALPHYTTPDNARDLHVLRAALGEEKLTFMGASYGTYLGAVYATLYPGHVRRMVLDSAVDPDPRRVWYRNQLDQSRGFEARWHDFRAWAARHHATYGLGATPAAVRASYERVRDAVARTPAGGAVGTGELRAAFLQAAYYDDVWPDRAAALAAFLRGDPSVLAAQAAPDPATAAAAENATAVYTAVLCNDAPWPADWGTWDRDHTELAREAPFETWANAFLNLPCASWPVRGRQAPVAVGSQPERLPRTLVVAAERDGATPYPGALELQRRLGAQASLVTEAGAGSHGVAGGRNGCVDRHVERYLLTGATPGWRVRCAPHPEPAPVSLDDGAAGARGALLPPVV, encoded by the coding sequence ATGCGCACCAGAACCGCACGCCACGGAGCCGTCGTGGCCGCCTTCTTCCTCACGCTGTCCACGCCCGCCGCCGCGGCCGACACCGACACCACCGGCACCGGCACCGGCACCACCGCCGACGCCGCCAGCGCCGGCGCCGCGCTCGTCGCCCGCCGCGCCGCCCTCGCGGCCGCCTCCCGGGGCGGTGGCGCCGCCGGTCTGGACTTCCGTACCTGCCCCGCCGCCGAGGCACTGCCGTCGACCGTCCGGTGCGCCACCCTGCGCGTCCCGCTCGACTACGCCCGCCCCGACGGCCCGCAGATCTCCCTCACCGTCAGCCGGGCCGCCGCCACCGGGGCCGGGAACGCCGCCCGCCAGGGTGCGCTCGTACACAACCCCGGCGGCCCCGGTGCCTCCGGAATGCACTTCCCGCTGGTCGCCGGGCTTCCCGGCTGGGAGCGGATCGCCGCCGCCTACGACCTCGTCGGCTACGCGCCGCGCGGAGTCGGGCGCTCCGCCCCGCTGTCCTGCCGGGAGCCGGCCGCCCGCGCACAGGGCCCCACCCAGGAGCCGGTCCGCCCCTCCGCCGCGTACAAGATGCGACGCCTCGCGCAGGCCCGGGAGTACGCCCGCGGCTGTGCGCTCCGGGCGGGGGCGGCCCTGCCGCACTACACCACCCCGGACAACGCCCGTGACCTGCACGTGCTGCGCGCCGCGCTCGGCGAGGAGAAGCTGACCTTCATGGGGGCCTCGTACGGCACCTACCTCGGCGCCGTCTACGCCACCCTGTACCCGGGCCACGTCCGCCGGATGGTTCTCGACTCGGCGGTCGATCCCGATCCGCGCCGCGTCTGGTACCGCAACCAGCTCGACCAGTCGCGCGGGTTCGAGGCCCGCTGGCACGACTTCCGCGCCTGGGCCGCCCGCCACCACGCGACGTACGGGCTCGGCGCCACCCCCGCGGCCGTGCGGGCCTCCTACGAGCGGGTCCGCGACGCGGTCGCCCGCACCCCGGCCGGCGGGGCCGTCGGGACGGGCGAGCTGCGGGCCGCCTTCCTCCAGGCCGCGTACTACGACGACGTCTGGCCGGACCGGGCGGCGGCCCTGGCGGCGTTCCTGCGCGGCGATCCCTCGGTGCTGGCCGCCCAGGCCGCCCCCGACCCGGCCACGGCGGCCGCGGCCGAGAACGCGACGGCCGTCTACACGGCGGTGCTGTGCAACGACGCCCCGTGGCCCGCGGACTGGGGGACCTGGGACCGCGACCACACCGAGCTGGCCCGTGAGGCGCCCTTCGAGACCTGGGCGAACGCCTTCCTCAACCTGCCGTGCGCCTCCTGGCCGGTGCGCGGCCGGCAGGCGCCGGTGGCGGTCGGCTCGCAGCCCGAGCGGCTGCCGCGGACCCTCGTGGTCGCGGCGGAGCGGGACGGCGCGACTCCCTACCCGGGGGCCCTGGAGCTCCAGCGGCGGCTCGGGGCCCAGGCGTCGCTGGTGACGGAGGCGGGGGCCGGCTCGCACGGTGTGGCCGGCGGACGCAACGGGTGCGTGGACCGGCACGTGGAGCGGTATCTGCTGACGGGCGCCACCCCGGGGTGGCGTGTCCGCTGTGCGCCGCATCCGGAGCCCGCACCGGTGTCGCTGGACGACGGGGCGGCGGGCGCCCGCGGGGCGCTGCTGCCGCCGGTCGTCTGA
- a CDS encoding TIGR04222 domain-containing membrane protein → MNVLALAIWIAVVVSCVLLARGLRRARPVPAGPSAGLHDLSEAAFVVGGPATVVDSALVAMFGDGRLVVGGPGIVQVRPGARAADPAERAVLQAHASAPSGWLYQVRYAAMCDPAVQEIGNALAARGLIAPPGTGRTWRRWGLVQAVVCLVWLVASVPLTFVGLALDSGLPFIALVAPVLFAGIVVGLFCAARARNRVTPAGLRALLALRSAYVNDRTPQVQTALFGLRGLRDPFLRQQLVPAARSTRLAAAQSGAHAHRHPYTSSSDSAPELLPVVWCAMSDGGDGGSGRGGSGCGSSGSGCGSSGSGCGGGSSSSCGSSSGSSCSSSSSSSCSSSSSSSCSSSS, encoded by the coding sequence ATGAACGTCCTCGCCCTCGCGATCTGGATCGCCGTCGTCGTCTCCTGCGTCCTGCTCGCGCGCGGGCTGCGCCGGGCCCGGCCCGTGCCGGCGGGCCCGTCGGCCGGCCTCCACGACCTGTCCGAGGCCGCGTTCGTGGTGGGCGGCCCCGCGACCGTGGTGGACAGCGCGCTCGTCGCGATGTTCGGGGACGGCCGGCTGGTCGTCGGCGGCCCCGGCATCGTCCAGGTACGCCCCGGGGCGCGGGCGGCGGACCCCGCCGAACGCGCCGTGCTCCAGGCCCACGCCTCAGCCCCCTCGGGGTGGCTCTACCAGGTCCGCTACGCGGCCATGTGCGATCCGGCCGTCCAGGAGATCGGGAACGCGCTGGCCGCCCGAGGGCTGATCGCCCCGCCCGGCACCGGCCGCACCTGGCGCCGCTGGGGCCTGGTGCAGGCCGTCGTGTGCCTGGTCTGGCTGGTGGCGTCGGTCCCGCTGACCTTCGTGGGCCTCGCCCTCGACTCCGGCCTGCCGTTCATCGCCCTGGTGGCGCCCGTGCTGTTCGCCGGCATCGTCGTGGGCCTGTTCTGCGCGGCCCGGGCCCGCAACCGGGTCACCCCGGCGGGGCTGCGGGCGCTGCTCGCCCTGCGTTCCGCGTACGTGAACGACCGCACCCCGCAGGTGCAGACCGCGCTCTTCGGCCTGCGCGGCCTGCGGGACCCGTTCCTGCGCCAACAGCTGGTGCCCGCCGCGCGCAGCACCCGGCTGGCGGCGGCCCAGTCGGGGGCGCACGCCCACCGCCACCCCTACACGTCGTCGTCCGACTCCGCGCCCGAGCTGCTGCCGGTGGTGTGGTGCGCCATGAGCGACGGTGGCGACGGAGGCAGCGGCCGCGGCGGTTCGGGCTGCGGGTCGTCGGGCTCCGGGTGCGGTTCCTCCGGCAGCGGCTGCGGAGGCGGCAGCAGTTCGAGCTGCGGCAGCTCCTCCGGTTCCAGCTGTTCCAGTTCGAGCAGTTCCAGCTGTTCGAGTTCGAGCAGTTCCAGCTGCTCCAGCAGTTCCTGA